The following nucleotide sequence is from Deltaproteobacteria bacterium.
CGTGGGGCTCAACGCTTTCATCCCTACCAGCTACTTCTCCATCTTCGGCCTTATCTTCGCGGCCCCTTGGATTCTCGTGACTCTCCGGCTGAAGAAGCGGTATTCCTCCTTTCTCCTGGAGAGCCTGCTGGAAAAGCAGGTCGACCTGAGAGAGCTCCAGGAGGTCGATCTGACAGTTCTGGTTCAGGACAGGGAAGCCCTCGACACGTTGCTCAAGGGGTTGCGCGAGGAAAAGGGGCAGGCCGCGGTCCTCTGTGCCCGAATCCTCGACGAAGCCCGCTACCCGAAGCTCGGTGAGACCATACTCTCGCTTATCGGTGAAAAGGACAGGGCCGTGCAGGCCGAGCTCCTCGACCTGCTGAAGCCGGAGGAAGCGCCCGTAGTTGTTCCGGCCCTGATTGAAATGACCGAGACGGCCCCTCAAGAACTCCGTCCGCACCTGGTCAGAGCCGTGGCAAGGCTCGCCCCTACCGAAAACATCGACTTTCTAAGGCGAATGTACGAGGCTCCTGACAGGGCGCTTCAGGCAGAGGCCATTGTCGGGTTATACAACGGCGGGATGGGAGAGACCGGGTATTCCCTTCTTTCAAATTGGCTGGAAAGCCGAGATCGGGAAGACTTACTCCTTGCCGTCACCACCGCAGCCAGGACAGGAGAGGCAAAACTGGCCGATGGCCTCTATGCGATTCTTGAAAAGGAGGAAGATCCCGTAGTCCGCGCAAGAACCATTGAGGCCTTGGGTGCCTTGGACATACCGGGCAGGAATGACAGGATAATCCCATGGCTCAGGAGCCCAAGTCCGGCAGTCAGACGTGCCGTCCTTGAAGCCCTGGCCCTGGACGACGAAGAGGCCCTGGGGCAGGCGATCGAGATGCTCGGAGACGAGTCCCCGGACGTGAGAAAGACGGCACTGAAACGGATCGAAGAGACCGGCAAAAGGGCCGTCCCACTCCTCCTGAAATCTCTCACCTCTCCCAGGAGGGTCCTCAAAGACGGAGTCCTCACCCTCCTCGAAAGGCTGGAGGTCAAAGACCTAGAGTTTTCGGAGGTCATCACCAGGGAGATCCGTCAGGCATACGAGAACATTCGCACCATCGAGAGCCTCAAGGCCCTCGAGCAGACACCCGCCCTCGCCCTCCTGGTCAAGCACCTTCAGGACAGGAACGAAGACGCGGTCTTCACTGTTTTCCGAATCCTGGAGGTTCAGGGAGGAGGCACACAGATGCGCACCGTCTATCGGGGTCTGAAGGCCGGAGCCAGGGATAGGGCGAACGCTCTCGAAACGCTGGAAACCACCCTCAATCCCGTCCTGACCCACATTTTGATCCCTCTCATCGAGGACATCCCTGCTCAAGAAAAGCTGAAAATCGCCGGGAAACAATTCGGCCTTGACGGAGCCACACGCTCCGACCCTGCATCCGTCCTTGGAGACCTTCTGGTCAGCAACGATCCCATAACCCAGATCTGTGCCCTCTCCGTGATCGGCGAAGCAAGGATGGCAGGGTTTTCTGATAAACTCGAAAGTCTCAGGAATCATCCGGACCTGATGGTCAGGCAAACAGCGGGGCAGGCCCTGGACAGGATCAAAGGAACCGACAGGGGAACAGAAGGAAAAACCTCGCTGTCTACGACAGACAAGATGATCCACCTCAAAGGGGCATACATTTTCTCCGACCTTCAGGTCAGAGAGCTCGCAGCCATAAGCTCGGCAACCACGCAAAAGGACTGCTCCGCGGGTGACGTGGTCGTCAGAGAGGGAGATCCGGGCGACAACATGTTCTTGATCATCTCGGGACAATTCTCGGTGATCCAGAAGGACGGTACAGACCAAGGCCTGGTCATCAATACGATCGGAAGCGGCGACTACTTCGGAGAGATGGCCCTCTTTGAAGACAAGCCCAGAGCCAATACCGTAAAGGCCGATACCGACTCGAAACTCCTGGTTCTTGGAAAGAGTCAATTTGAGGATATCATGAGACATTTCCCTCAGATTCCCATCAATATCTGCCGGGTCTTCAGCCGCCGGATAAGAGAGTCGGAAGAGAAACTCTCGAGCGGAGGGGAGACCGTTGCCTAGGCTGAGGTTCTCCGGGCTCTTTGCCCGCGGCCCCATCACCATCCGGCGCAGCCTCCTGCGCAACATGGTTTTGCTGATTTTGCTCACCTCGGGCGCGATCTTGGCGGTGGTCTATTTTGCAGGGTCGCGAAGGATAGCCAGAGACTTCTCACGCTCCCTCATAAGGCTGACCACCGACCGGACCGCTGCTGAACTCAGGCAGTCATTCGCGCCGATAATGAGGAACCTCATGGTTGCAAGGGATTGGGGACGTGAGGGTATGCTGGACGATTCAGGCGATTCACGGCGTCTAAACGCGCTTTTCATTCCTCTACTGGAGCAGTTTCCGCAGATTTCTTCCTTGAACCTGGCGAATACCGATGGATTTGGACATCTCCTGCTCCGGGATCCAGAGACGTGGACATGGAAAAACCGAATCGTCCGGGCCGATAGCTGGGGAAAGAAGACGCTGTGGAGGCGCTGGAAAGACGCGGAACATCTGATCGACGAGTCCTGGAAAGAACTGGACTACGATCCCAGGGAAACCAAGTGGTTTCAGGGAGCCATCAGCCGGGAGGGCGAAGGCGAGCCGTACTGGACAGAACCTTATACCTTCTTCACAACCAAAGACCCCGGCATCACCGCTTCCATCGCATGGAGGCCGAGAGTGGGCCGTGGCCCTACTTATGTGATCGCCTATGACATCCTCTTGACAGACATCTCCATTTTCACCACCGGGCTTCAGGTGAGTGAGCACGGAAAGTCTCTCGTCCTCACCGAGGATGGAACCATGATAGGACTGCCACGGGATCAGAGGTTTCAGAGCATCGCAGACATCAAGAAAGCCG
It contains:
- a CDS encoding cyclic nucleotide-binding domain-containing protein, whose amino-acid sequence is MNIPSTILHRVITVRSEEYKAFGWTAGLMFLILSSQILFANFADTAFIKRFGVQYLPHMFVIDAVFVFFAMDLVRALVGKYSPMVLLTRILLIFAAVEVICRFLILLNFSLLYPLIFLLRLQIDGVILIIFWNICNDIFDTRQAKRIFPLITAGGILGRVIGSFSTDFLTRATNIDNLLLISAGLLFLAAVASQRVGRLFPSPVAASKIYASKKKGWSSPLAGIKEMSLLAKGSLLFMLLAAIRVLPNVVGPLFDYQYSVILAHTFPSEEALAQFYGVFRGILNVITFVVLMFIGKVHTRVGIPNALLFRPSNYFLVFALLLFRFNVIVGIYGRISISVITTTLHNPANNILINLFPDRFRAKIRPFLQMVSRAGSLLGSLILVGLNAFIPTSYFSIFGLIFAAPWILVTLRLKKRYSSFLLESLLEKQVDLRELQEVDLTVLVQDREALDTLLKGLREEKGQAAVLCARILDEARYPKLGETILSLIGEKDRAVQAELLDLLKPEEAPVVVPALIEMTETAPQELRPHLVRAVARLAPTENIDFLRRMYEAPDRALQAEAIVGLYNGGMGETGYSLLSNWLESRDREDLLLAVTTAARTGEAKLADGLYAILEKEEDPVVRARTIEALGALDIPGRNDRIIPWLRSPSPAVRRAVLEALALDDEEALGQAIEMLGDESPDVRKTALKRIEETGKRAVPLLLKSLTSPRRVLKDGVLTLLERLEVKDLEFSEVITREIRQAYENIRTIESLKALEQTPALALLVKHLQDRNEDAVFTVFRILEVQGGGTQMRTVYRGLKAGARDRANALETLETTLNPVLTHILIPLIEDIPAQEKLKIAGKQFGLDGATRSDPASVLGDLLVSNDPITQICALSVIGEARMAGFSDKLESLRNHPDLMVRQTAGQALDRIKGTDRGTEGKTSLSTTDKMIHLKGAYIFSDLQVRELAAISSATTQKDCSAGDVVVREGDPGDNMFLIISGQFSVIQKDGTDQGLVINTIGSGDYFGEMALFEDKPRANTVKADTDSKLLVLGKSQFEDIMRHFPQIPINICRVFSRRIRESEEKLSSGGETVA